From Microcaecilia unicolor chromosome 11, aMicUni1.1, whole genome shotgun sequence, the proteins below share one genomic window:
- the GPR4 gene encoding G-protein coupled receptor 4, whose translation MCNVTLPSCDVNSKIDHLFPPALYIIVIIIGLPANCMALWAAYLQVKQKNELGVYLMNLSIADLLYIGTLPLWIDYFLHYDNWIHGQESCKLFGFIFYTNIYISIAFLCCISMDRYLAVAHPLKFARVRRVKTAVGVSVVVWTIEICANSAPLFHNELFNDRYNHTFCFEKYPMEGWVAWMNLYRIFIGFLFPWILMLFCYHGILRAVKSNVSTEKQEKAKIKRLALSLIIIVLFCFAPYHVILLSRSAMYLSQPCDCGFEEKIFVGYHMALAFTSLNCMADPILYCFVNEGARNDVTKTLANLVRFFSGSKPKEVASASFTVETPLSAKKTSFYCPSDALVFRDEDLQMTILTLNK comes from the coding sequence ATGTGCAACGTGACTTTACCAAGCTGTGATGTGAATTCTAAGATTGACCATCTTTTCCCACCAGCATTGTACATCATTGTAATCATCATTGGTTTACCAGCCAATTGCATGGCACTCTGGGCTGCCTACCTCCAGGTGAAGCAGAAAAACGAACTGGGTGTTTATCTGATGAACCTTTCCATTGCTGACCTGCTCTACATCGGCACCCTGCCACTCTGGATTGACTATTTCCTGCACTATGACAATTGGATTCATGGCCAAGAGTCTTGCAAACTCTTTGGCTTTATCTTCTACACCAACATCTACATTAGCATTGCATTTCTCTGCTGCATCTCAATGGACCGCTACCTGGCTGTTGCTCACCCCCTAAAGTTTGCCAGGGTACGGCGGGTGAAGACAGCTGTAGGGGTTAGTGTGGTGGTGTGGACTATTGAGATCTGTGCCAACTCAGCCCCACTTTTCCATAATGAGCTCTTCAATGACCGTTATAACCACACATTCTGCTTTGAGAAGTACCCTATGGAGGGGTGGGTGGCCTGGATGAATTTGTACCGTATTTTCATTGGCTTCTTATTCCCATGGATACTCATGCTGTTCTGCTACCATGGCATTTTGCGGGCAGTGAAGAGTAATGTCTCTACTGAAAAACAGGAGAAAGCCAAAATCAAACGGCTTGCCTTGAGCCTCATCATCATTGTCCTCTTCTGCTTTGCACCCTACCATGTCATTCTACTATCCCGCAGTGCCATGTACCTCAGCCAGCCTTGCGACTGTGGCTTTGAAGAGAAGATTTTTGTTGGCTATCACATGGCTTTAGCCTTCACTAGTCTCAACTGCATGGCTGACCCCATCCTGTACTGTTTTGTCAATGAGGGGGCCCGAAATGATGTCACCAAGACCCTAGCTAACCTAGTACGCTTCTTCAGTGGATCCAAACCTAAAGAGGTGGCCAGTGCTTCTTTCACAGTGGAAACCCCTCTGTCCGCCAAGAAGACTAGCTTTTACTGTCCTTCTGATGCTCTGGTTTTCAGGGATGAGGACTTACAGATGACTATATTGACTTTGAATAAATAG